A genomic stretch from Theropithecus gelada isolate Dixy chromosome 2, Tgel_1.0, whole genome shotgun sequence includes:
- the POC1A gene encoding POC1 centriolar protein homolog A isoform X3 → MAAPCAEDPSLERHFKGHRDAVTCVDFSINTKQLASGSMDSCLMVWHMKPQSRAYRFTGHKDAITCVNFSPSGHLLASGSRDKTVRIWVPNVKGESTAFRAHTATVRSVHFCSDGQSFVTASDDKTVKVWATHRQKFLFSLSQHINWVRCAKFSPDGRLIVSASDDKTVKLWDKSSRECVHSYCEHGGFVTYVDFHPSGTCIAAAGMDNTVKVWDVRTHRLLQHYHLHSAAVNGLSFHPSGNYLITASSDSTLKILDLMEGRLLYTLHGHQGPATTVAFSRTGEYFASGGSDEQVMVWKSNFDTIDHGEVMKVSRPPATLASSTGNLTVSILEQRLTLTEDKLKQCLENQQLIMQRATP, encoded by the exons ATGGCTGCGCCCTGCGCG GAGGACCCCTCGCTGGAAAGGCATTTTAAGGGCCACCGAGATGCAGTTACCTGTGTGGACTTCAGTATCAACACAAAGCAACTGG CCAGTGGCTCCATGGACTCATGCCTCATGGTCTGGCACATGAAGCCGCAATCACGCGCCTACCGCTTCACTGGCCACAAGGATGCCATCACCTGTGTGAACTTCTCTCCTTCGGGACACCTGCTTGCTTCTGGCTCCCGAGACAAGACTGTCCGCATCTGGGTACCCAATGT CAAAGGTGAGTCAACTGCGTTTCGTGCACACACGGCCACAGTGAGGAGTGTCCACTTCTGCAGTGATGGCCAGTCCTTCGTGACAGCCTCTGACGACAAGACAGTCAAAGTGTGGGCAACTCATCGCCAGAAATTCCTGTTCTCCCTGAGCCAGCACATCAACTGGGTCCGCTGTGCCAA GTTCTCCCCCGACGGGCGACTCATCGTGTCTGCCAGTGATGACAAGACTGTTAAGCTGTGGGACAAGAGCAGCCGGGAATGCGTCCACTCGTATTGTGAGCATGGCGG CTTTGTCACCTATGTGGACTTCCACCCCAGTGGAACATGCATTGCCGCTGCCGGCATGGACAACACAGTGAAGGTGTGGGATGTGCGGACTCACCGGCTGCTGCAGCATTATCATT TgcacagtgctgcagtgaacggGCTCTCTTTCCACCCGTCGGGAAACTACCTAATCACGGCCTCCAGTGACTCGACCCTGAAGATCCTGGACCTGATGGAGGGCCGGCTGCTCTACACACTCCACGGGCATCAG GGACCAGCCACCACTGTTGCCTTTTCAAGAACGGGGGAGTACTTTGCTTCTGGAGGCTCTGATGAACAA GTGATGGTTTGGAAGAGTAACTTTGATACTATTGATCATGGAGAAGTCATGAAAGTGTCGAGGcccccagccacactggccaGCTCCACGGGGAATCTG